The window GACGCGTCATGCCTGTCATACCGGCCTCACGTTCTTTGCGCCGAGCAGGCCCTCGGGCTTGATCAGCAGCACCAGCAGCAAGAGGCCGACCGAGATGGTCTGCTGGTACTCGCCCCCGAAGTAGTAGCTGGCGAATGCGTTCAGCAGCCCCAGTGCGGCACCGCCGATCAGCGCGCCCGCATTGCTGCCCAACCCGCCCACCGCCAGCGCGATGAAGCCGCTGAGCGTGAGCACGTGGCCCAGGGCGAAAAAGGCGAAAGTCAACTGGCCCGCGGCGAAGCCGGCCAGGCTTCCGAGCGCCCCGGAGACCACGTACGACAGCAGGCGCACCCGATCGGTCGAGACGCCGCGGGCGCGCGCGGCGAATGCGTCTTCGGACATCGCGACGAACAGCTTTCCATACATCGTGCGGCGGTAGAACAGCTCCAGTCCCAGCGCGATCAGCACTGCCGCGCCGATCGGCAACCAGAACTTCTGGTCTGCCGCGCCCGCGCTGAAACCCTGCGGAACCAGCCTGGGGAATGGCTTGGGCTCGGTGCCCCACCACAGGCCCACCCCTTGCTGGACGATGGTCGCCAATGCGAGCGTGCTGAGCAGCCACAGGTGCTCGTCGCTCCGGTTCAGCACGCGGCGCACGGCCACCAGTTCGGTGAGCGCGCCGAATGCCGCGCCCACGGACACCGCGCCGGCGAGCGCAAGCCCCCATGGCAGCTGCAGCGTCTGCATGAAATAGGCGCCGAACACCCCGCCCAGCATCGAGATGTGGCCGGTCGTCATCGACAGCACCTTGGATGTCGAGAACATCACGTTGTAGACGAAGGCGACGGTGGCATACAGCATGCCGATCGCCAGCCCGGTGATCAGGACGGTCATCATGCGCGGCAGGCTTTCAGTAGGGCGCGAGTTTGAAGCTGCCGTCCTTGAACGTGTTGGCGGCGTTCATGACCATGTCGCTGTCGGGAAAGCCGTTGCGCTGCGTCGGGCCCCAGGAGTAGTTCGCGAAGATGCCGGGGAAGGCCTGGGTGCCTTCCAGCGCCTTCTGGATCGCGGCCGGATCGGCGGAGCCGGCGCTCTTCACTGCGTGTTCGAGGACCTTGACGGTGTCGTATCCCATGGCGACCCACCACAGGTTCACGTCGATCGCGCTGCCGCCGGACTTTGCTCGCATCTTGTCTGCCAGCGCCTGTGTGCGCGCGGGCAGCTTCCCGCTGGCGTCGTAGGTGATGTTCCTGTAGCCGGGCGCGAAGGCGTTTTCCCAGTTCTCGGGCTTGTTCAACAGCTTTTGGACCTGCGGCGCCGTCATCGAGGGATGCCCGATCACCGGCACGTTCCAGCCCATCTCGCCCCGCGTGTTCAACAGCCTCGCGAGCAATCCGGTGGAGGAGGTCCAGGCCATCACGATCTCCGCGCCGGCCTCCTTCGCCTTGCTCATCTCGCCCGCCACGTCGGTCTTGTTCGGGTCGAGCAGCACGGTGTAGACCGGCGTCACCTGCGAGCGCGACATCATGTCGATCGCCGCCTTGGCCGTGGCGGTGCCGAAGCCCGTCGTGTCGGCGATGACGGCGATCTTTTTCTTCTTCAGCGTCTGCAGCGCATAGTCGTTTGCGGTCGAAATCCACTGCTGGTTGGTGCTCACGACACGGAACGCCCGCGGGAACTTGACGGGGTCCGTCAGCTCATCGACGACCGCGATCAGGATGTTGGGAACGCCGGCGCGCGCAAGGATCGGCGTGCTCGCGAGGGCCTCACCCGAATTGACTGGCCCGATGACGGCCTGGACCTTGTCACTGAGCGCGAGCTGCTGCGCAAAGTTGACCGCCTTGGTCGGATCGCCGGCCGTGTCGCGCGTGACGAGCTCGATCTTTTTCCCCAGGACGCCACCGGCGTTGTTGATCTCGTCCACCGCCATCTGCACCCCGATGGACTCCGACTGGGCCGCCACCGAAAGCGGCCCGGTCAGCGACGAAAGCCATCCGATCTTCAGCGTCTGTGCCACGCTGAAGTCGGCCAGTGCCACCAGTGTGGCGGCCACTGCCATCTGCTTGAAAGCTCGTTTCCAGCACGGGGTCATCAGTGTCTCCTTTGTAGTAATCGCTCGTGTCTGCTGCCGGCCGGGTCGAGCGCCCGGCTGGGAGAAGAAGGTCAGGCACAGAGGGGTTTCGCTCGATGGGCTACCCGCATGGCGACCTCGCCATGGATCGCGCGAGGCTCGTCGCGCTCGCGGCTCACGACCCGGTAT is drawn from Variovorax sp. PBS-H4 and contains these coding sequences:
- a CDS encoding ABC transporter substrate-binding protein yields the protein MTPCWKRAFKQMAVAATLVALADFSVAQTLKIGWLSSLTGPLSVAAQSESIGVQMAVDEINNAGGVLGKKIELVTRDTAGDPTKAVNFAQQLALSDKVQAVIGPVNSGEALASTPILARAGVPNILIAVVDELTDPVKFPRAFRVVSTNQQWISTANDYALQTLKKKKIAVIADTTGFGTATAKAAIDMMSRSQVTPVYTVLLDPNKTDVAGEMSKAKEAGAEIVMAWTSSTGLLARLLNTRGEMGWNVPVIGHPSMTAPQVQKLLNKPENWENAFAPGYRNITYDASGKLPARTQALADKMRAKSGGSAIDVNLWWVAMGYDTVKVLEHAVKSAGSADPAAIQKALEGTQAFPGIFANYSWGPTQRNGFPDSDMVMNAANTFKDGSFKLAPY
- a CDS encoding branched-chain amino acid ABC transporter permease, encoding MMTVLITGLAIGMLYATVAFVYNVMFSTSKVLSMTTGHISMLGGVFGAYFMQTLQLPWGLALAGAVSVGAAFGALTELVAVRRVLNRSDEHLWLLSTLALATIVQQGVGLWWGTEPKPFPRLVPQGFSAGAADQKFWLPIGAAVLIALGLELFYRRTMYGKLFVAMSEDAFAARARGVSTDRVRLLSYVVSGALGSLAGFAAGQLTFAFFALGHVLTLSGFIALAVGGLGSNAGALIGGAALGLLNAFASYYFGGEYQQTISVGLLLLVLLIKPEGLLGAKNVRPV